Sequence from the Phragmites australis chromosome 6, lpPhrAust1.1, whole genome shotgun sequence genome:
TTGCTTGTGGTTTTGCAGATATTAACGAGTGCGAACACGAAAGATTGAACTACCCATGCTCTGTTCCTGGCACTTGCACCAACACTGTTGGATCATTCTACTGCTCATGCCCTGACAAGATGACGGGCAACGCTTACAATGGAACGTGTGAGGAGAACAAATCCCAAAATAGTTGGCAGATCGCCATTGGTAAGCACATATCTCCATCTTCTTGTTTCTTGTGAACTCCATGCAAGCTGAACTATCCAATCCAATCAGTCTTTATGCATACTTAGCATTTCTTATTTCCATCGCTTGCTGCAGGTGTTAGCAGTGGCGTTGTCGTACTGATCCTCACGGCGTCCTGCCTTTACATGATCCACGAGAAGAGGAGGTTCGCCAAGATCAAAACAGAGTACTTCAAGCAGCACGGTGGCCTCCTGCTCTTCGAGGAGATGAAGTCGAGGCAGGGGCTGTCCTTCACGCTCTTCACCCAAGAGGAGCTCGAAGTGGCGACGAACAGGTTCGACGAGCGCAACGTGATCGGGAAGGGCGGGAACGGCACCGTGTACAGGGGCACCACCAAGGACGGCGAGACGGTGGCGATCAAGAAGAGCAGGCTGGCCAACGAGCGGCAGAAGACGGAGTTCGGCAAGGAGATGCTCATCCTGTCCCAGATCAACCACCGGAACATCGTCAAGCTCTACGGCTGCTGCCTCGAGGTGGAGGTCCCGATGCTGGTGTACAAGTACATCCCCAACGGCACCCTGTACAGGCTTATCCACGGCCGGCGCGACCACGACGACGGGCCGCGAATCCCGTTCTCGCTCCGCCTCAAGATCGCGCACCAGACCGCGGAGGCGCTCGCCTACCTCTACTCCTGGGCTTCCCCTCCGATTATCCACGGCGACGTGAAGACGTCCAACATACTCCTCGATGAGGACTACACCGCCATGGTCACCGACTTCGGCGCCTCGACTGTGGCGCCGACGGACGAAGCCCAGCTCGTCACGTTCGTGCAGGGCACCTGCGGGTACCTGGACCCCGAGTACATGAGGACGTGCAAGCTGACGGACAAGAGCGACGTGTACAGTTTCGGCGTGGTCCTGCTGGAGCTCCTGACGTGCAGGAAGGCGCTGAACCTCGAGGGGCTCGAGGAGGAGAAGTACCTCTCGTCGCAGTTCCTCCTGGTGCTCGGGGATGGTAGGCTCGAGGAGATACTGGACGAGCAGCTGAAGAGCGAGCAGAGCTTGGAGCTGCTCGAGCAGGTCGCGGAGCTGGCGAAGCAGTGCCTGGAGATGGCCAGCGACAAGAGGCCATCGATGAGACAAGTCGCGGAAGAGCTCGATAAGCTGAGCAGACTGTCCCAGCATCCCTGGGGGCGACAGAACTCCGAGGAGATCTTGGCCTTGCTTGGTGGATCGCCGACCACGACCTCTGAAGTTGAACATAGTAGTACTAGGAATATTAGTTCTACTGATACGGCGTACATAGGGATTACATCTCCACGTTAGTGGTACAATTTTTGTATGCATGAGCTAGACACCAGTACTTCGTATGCATTGCCTGTTGAGTGTTTGTGCAGTTATGCACACAGAGATATTACACGGCAGGAACGTTATATTCCGTCGTCTGCACACGGTGAAATGGGAAAGAAACCAATGTTGGATATGTCGtccctattttttttaatctaagtATGCATGGTCCCAGAATTTCGGAATTAAACATGGGAGGCAAACTTATCTATTTCTAAGGAGAACGCTAGCAAATGATACCGTCCATGCATCCCGATCCTGTTGGACGCAACGCTCCCTCTTTACGCGTCAAGTTTCTTCTACGCATGCGAGCCCTAGACTCCTAGCTGATGCTGACGAAACTCCGGCCGTAGCCACCCGTGTCGGCTCCGCCGTATCCATAAGCCGGGCTAGGTCGTAGCTGTACCGCAGAGTGTAGCTAGAACCGTACGGCACGGCCATGTGCAGCGGCTCAGGAGGCGCCGGCACCCGCGGTCTCGAGGGTCTCGAGGCGGGGGAATAGGCGGCTCGGTCTCCTCGTTGGAGTGGAACAGGAACCTGATATGCACGCCATCGTCGAAGCTTTTGTCCTTGTCCGAGTGAAAATATATGTGGCCACCGTCATTGTCATCGACCTGCTTGGCGTTGGGAACCGTCAGGAGATGGCGTACTCGTGGAGTCGCTGTGGGCGTCAGGGAGGGCGTAGCAGTGGCAGATGGACTCGGCCAGCAGACCGGTCGAGGCAGAGCGCGATGGGTGCCTCCTCGCGCTGCAGCGGCTTGGAATGCCCTACGGCAGTAGTTGGCCGAGCAGAGATCTCGGCACGCCGGGAGTGCATCGCCGGACGTCACGGGCAGCGGGCAAATCTCGTCCCCTAGGCTCAGTAGATGTAGAGAGGCGTTGTATTCCCGCCGCCGCAGCTGTGGGGGTTTACCAGCAACACCATATGCATAAAAATAGAAATTTTTGTCTTCCGTGTTTAATTCCGGAATTCGCGGCCATGCATGCTTAGAGGAAAAAATTTCAGTATGCCTTCCTTTTGATCTAGCGATCTCGTGAGGCCGAATTCACACACTGTTAAATCCCATGATCAGTGCCATAAAACCTCTATGCCAGTATAGTAACAGCGTGTTTGGTTCACGTCGCGTGACGATCCAGAGTCATCCAATCCAAAATCCGAAGCTAACCGCGCCGTTTGGTTTGCTTCGCCGGACTGACTCGTCCGTCACTGGCTCGTCTTTCCCAAGCTAACCCGCGAGCACGTATCTGCGACCACCGCCTGCTGCTCGCCGCAGCGCCGCTCGCCACCCGCGGAGGCAAGCCGCCACGCTCGCTGCTCACTCCAAGTCACGGAGGACGGGGTCATCCGATTAAATACGAAGAACGACTCGGTCGCAGATACATCAGCTAGATTTCCATCATCAGCTATAACTCTCcctacttaaaaaataatttaatagaATATCCCTTATAGCTATAGAATATCCCTTATAGATAGTTCTACGAAATTATCtgtataaagattacaataaaTAGCTATAAACTAGAATTGTAAGAAAAGCAGTCTCAATATAGTGGACAATAGCTTTAACGTGGTGGGACACGTTAGTACATATGGTTCTCACTGTACTAGTAATATAGATGGTTTGTATTTGAAATCCCTATACTAAGATTTTATTTGGCAGAGTTTCAGCTCCGAGTTTCATGCAGGATTTGGAATttgtaagataaaataaaatgatttaaatatttatttttagtttaaaataaaaacaagatctTTCAACTAAATACCCTCAATTTATCCATAGCTTcagctctaaaaatttctagagCTAGTGATGACCAGCTCTAAAACTAACTGTACATATAGCTCTAAACAAAAACCGTCTATACCATTAAATAATGCGACCCCTAAGTTCTCGTGCGACCCTTCCCTTCCTTTACAAGCTTCATTCATACATCTTTCGACCATACATCTTCTTCACTCCACGCCCGCCTGTCCATACGTCTTCTTCACTCCCACGCCCGCCTGCCCCACAATACCCCATCTCTCCCACCAACCCTTGCCGATCATGGTAACTCCCTCACCACCACTATCTTTGGCCACTCCCTGGAGACCCTCGCCACCGCCATCTCCGTTCACTCCCCTGACCCTTACTCCTTTGTTCGACGAAGAGGGTATTGTCGCTTCGGCGCTAGAGGCTTCAGATGAGCAACAAATCCAACTCTAGATCTAGTGGCTCCTAGTCCTCCATCGACTTGGACTTGGAGTACATCATGGATCCAGAACCGAAGAGAATGTGCATGCGCTCGgatgaggaggacgaggaagaggaggacaatGGTGGTGATGGCAATGACGAGGAAGATATGGGCGACAACAGTGAGGAGGAGCACAGCGGTGGTGCGAATGGTGAGGAACCAAGCAACGACGGCGGTCACAATGACATCGATGATGGCGTAGTGGCTTCTTTTGTGGCGATTCGGAGTAGTTCTTTTGCATGCGATTCAGACGTTCTTTTGCGTGCGCGGTGATTCAAATAGTTTAATTTGCTAACTTTTGGTTATACAGTGGATGATTAATTATCTAGCTTGGTTCGACGGTGAATTTTTAATTTGCTAAGCACTTAAGTTTGTTCTAGTTTGTTAAATGCTCGATCTGTTGCTAAGTTGGTTTTGTTGTTCAGCTATGAATGTGCATGTGTATTTGAAATGCTCTAGTTTTATTGATCTGTTACTAAGTTGGGTCTGTTGCATGTGAATGTAAAGATGCCCATAGACGACTCCAAATTAAATCCGTCTAGGAAAATGATGTGGAACATGTTGGATGCTGAGCCGTCTATACTATTAATACATATGGCTCATGGTGGAGTTGTCTGTAATAATGCCTATAGTATAGATAGTTCCAATTATGAACCATTGGTATTAATAGTACATATGTAACATTTGAGCTCTTAgttaagtggtaagtgtttagatgattaatgacaatcgtatcattgtTACTgacaagtttgttttgaagcgtatcaaaaatttagttcataaTGATAATTAGGTAATCTTAATCCTTAAAATTGATTCTATGGACAAGCAAATAATATGAGCATCAAGGTTAAGGAtcttttagttctaagtgtcacaagaagATGAATGACATTTAGAGTAGTATAAATTCTCTTTCTTAATATTTTTACggtactataaagagaggctaagGGTAGTAGTTTGATCTGATTGACTCTAGACTTGGTTGTATGCATacttatgaaattctagcactatgtgaaagtccttgatgtcgactagaggggggtgaatagtcatttctgaaaattaaaactcagcAGCAGATTAAATAGGGTTCGGAGACTCTGTGTATCGGAGTATCCGAATTaactcggattatccggactatacagaACCTTCGAAAACAAAGTAAGCTTAAGAGATTCTACTAGAGATTATGAGCTATTACAATATTTCTAAGATGGATATTTTCTACTGAACAATAAAGGTACAATTAAATACCTTGCAAGCAATAAAATTGAGGCAAATCCTTAAATAGCAATTTGAATGAATAACTTGCAAGAatttaaatggagacaagatttaaatccgaagttcggccaccttaCAAAGAAGTacttacgtctccgttgaggagctcacaaagagacgggtcttttccaaccctatcttCTCCAaagtgaccacaaagatcaagctagggctCTTGCTCAAACCGAGGGTAATACAAACTCTCCGTGGCCACTCCACAgcgattgggtgctctacgggtgacctcttgccgtctagaagcacaaagcttcaagagaaaagatttCAATTCGCAGCtaggcaagaactcaaatgctcaaaggaTTTCTTTTTGCTCTCTTCCTCAAATCTCACTCTCCAAGCCAAACTCTCAAAACTTAGTAAAGATTGAGCACTAAAGAGTTGGGAAGGCTATTGAATGCACTAGAGAGAGTAAATGAGCTGGTGGTTCAGTAAGCCTTAAATGAGAgtgggtgaagaggtatttatactcttTCTCAAAAAATTAGCTGTTACTGTGCAAACCAGGCAgattcggagtctccgggttgcaCAGAAAACCGCGCACCAAACCtatcagaactagccgttacactgacccgtagtatccgggttcacccggagtgtccgggtAACATTTAGAGAAAAACCGACTAGAACTCAAGCTCGGAGGATGCCCAGAAGATCCAGAAGCATCAGACTTTGGAGACCCCGGACCAACTCGGAGGCTCTGGGTAAAAACCTTCACTAACTGAGAGCCTGTcttggagtctcactcggagactacGGGACTTTAACAGCATCCGGAGTATCTGAACGAACTTGGAGACTCCGggatttaaaaattaaatcgaAACCGAGAGCTCTTCACGGAGACTCACTCAGAGTATCCGGGACAATTGTactatccggagtatccgagccatCCCAGAGACTCCGAGCATAGAAATAACGCCTAACCGAGAGCTCTTctcagagtctcactcggagactccggaaccagACAAAACTGCCCTTTGATCCTggtgttcgtgagtgatggtgtctctcaaaaattggttttcataaagcactttgagcactgagacattaccaaaactacaaaaagcatccctcttaatagtacgacattcctaagactcaaaattcaaatttaaaaatagttGGAATCTAAGAGTCTCTTCATGtcacttcttctttctttttgaggggcatggacatcttttatcatttttcaatgggactaacacctgttcatacacttgataaaaccattagtccctttaatcgtttgtcatcaattatccaaaacccacaaggggcctagatgcactttcactatgtagctcagagaagcccatgGATGAGTTATCGAGAAGGTAGAACTCatgaaagtttgaattggatgagctcaaaagaaattaaactcaccggatagtctggtgctcaaaATGTTATACTCATTGGAGTGTTTTTGATACATAAGAGAAAGTTAaagaacacaccggatgatccggtgttggaCTGATATGAACACCAAAGCATTTTAAAGGAGAAGTGAAATTCTTCAGAGGATGAACTTTGaattcactggatggtccggtgatctcTGAGATAgcttcatcggagcatttttttAGAAGTTCCTGACTCGGTGCAGTGAGGatttgtacacaccgaatggtcaAGTGTGTGGATAGAAGACTACACCGAAGTATTTTTAGCAATAACGACTAGTGCTTCTAACCAGCTTTTAGAAAAGGTACAcattggatgatctggtgtgtgAATATGTatacaccggacctttcggtgttcATAGAAAATGTAGGTGATTGGGCAGCTGCTAGATTTGAACCTCTAGCCTATTCCCGCTTCATTTTGTCTCACAGTAATCTCTGGCCATCCCAGAAGAGTAAAAACACTTTGTAtaatcaagaagcaagagagtgcactagagtgatttgcaaaattcttaattgaagattaaggacttcattagtgcatagagagtagcaaatatgcatctagctgtagtttaggcttgatcttagtcaagtgaagttattgacttgttactcttggtggttggcaacatctAGCCTATCTTGATGATTGAAGGTGTTTTGGTGAGCTTGTAGGAGCCCCCAAGAGAAActttgtgcttggtttgatgcttATCAATTTGGAGATAAAGAAGTGACAATtatgagagagcacttgagtcttgataGCTTAAGAGAgagcgatatccttagtggatgctccaatgaggattAAGGGGGAGTGTCAACTCCTCAATACCTCGGGAAAAATTCTGTGTCTTCTTGTCTATCTCTTTAATTTTCCATATTtaaatttgagcatttacattcctGCAAGCTTTCAATTCCACAATTTTCTTCGTGTTATAGCttgattgtttttttctttcatctagCTTGATCGTATAGTTGCATAATCTttcatctaggataaggttgctTACACGTTCTAGAATTCGGTAGAAGTAGATTTTAATTAGAGTCCAATTCACCTCCTATTGAGTTATTTGATCCTTTCAACAAACGGCTGTAGTTTAGAACCACCTGGACTATTGGCTATATCATCCCCTACCTGCTGGTTGAGCTTGCCTGAAACAGAGTAGCTCCTTTTTGTACCGTGCACAATTGTTTGAGGAAGAGGTCAATGATTCTAACCAAAATATTGCTAGATTTTGGTGGATACTTAAAGATTTATTGGTATTTGTTACCCCAATATGAGCATTATGTTCTAATTTTGTTTAAATGATCTAGATTTGATTTGGACTTCTATGTCGTCATTGAGCACGCTGGATATCTTCTAGGTTTGtatgttgtcggtgtatcaggaaccgggggtccccgaatcccgaggccaggccagccatccgccacatggcgccatcccgcggggtctctcctgcaagatgagaaaagatcaagtcccgggagaaggtgctcggggccacagtcggtggcccccgagtacctagttccctgatgatccacggaatccaagtaccgggaagaaagtgctcggggaagtgtacggtcacccccgaccaccctagtcccccgacgaccaggagagctaagatccgggagagagtgctcggggctgcgtgcggcaatctccgagcactcagttccccgaggatccgtacaagtgtgcctgggagagagtgctctggggaggtgaacagtacccccgagcactcggttccccgaggacaagaaagggcgttctcgggagagagtgctcggggaggagaACAGTACTCCcaagcactcggtaccccgacgacccagtaagtcccctggtggaggccctcgaggggcccaccgatgaggtgtcaaccagtcaaaggctcgaggccacatttaatgagcgtgcgtggcctgtcgcctccaactgctcccgccgcgctcagcgtcagtttctaccacgttctggcagagaggcgtggggttattaattgcacgggtcccgtcccgtgccatccggcctgtctcaggataacatcgtaaggaccaaggtgtttcgtctgctgcgctgctgtggcaggggaacaagacagggcgggcacgccgagctgctctgtggctgcctggtgggccctctccacggcgcccgttgccagtgcatttattgtgacggatgaccgggcgtgcgacgcattttccacctccggtcacttcgcccagaggaaatgatgatgccctttacatttatggtgtctcggaactcgtgccctccttctgttcggggcacgttgctgtcggcaggtatttaaagcagccggcggcacagaagcaaggGGAAGCTGAATGCATCTGGAATAGATCCTAAAGCATAGACAAGAatacagcgcaagagaaacacgaCTGAgtagtgagcagcacgagacaggctGAAGAACAGGGAGCCCTAAGCTCTTAggtagaccaacattcttgtaaccagcaacatccttgagggacttcctcaggacagttatagtatccatacaggagtagggtattacgcccccgtgcggcccgaacctgtctaaatttcggtgcatttacttcttcttgcactaggtcaacacccccccggccggccgttgcattcattcccatttatttctccgacgaacgtattcaggatcatccccccggccgaatctctaaaaaggggtctcttgggatccctgagactggagttaatccaccgacagctggcgcgccaggtaggggggaagcatccctgaatctgtttgtttgttttcttccgcagaaaaaatggtcggtggtcatcgcctccagcgttccggctccagttccagcggggaaatgcagcccctcgcacaggaggccccagtcgctgctgcgtcccagcagtaGCCGCGATCTAcacgcgcggcgttcccctcGCAAGGGGACCCGGGCGCTGGGCctagcagggccgccgccgccatcgccggtgcaccatccgacccccagccggtggtcgaaactcctgctgctaggtccgcgtctggacagcgctgggcgcctctccggcgtaggctcgccttcggtgaggccagccccgggagcgccctgcttgcagcgcacgctctcctcagacaTCCGCCTGTCCAAGCGACGGCGGAAACCctggagggccgctggctccaggaagtcgctgccctggtcggcactgcccgcCGCCAGGTACTGGCCGTGAGTTCTCGCGCCAcaacccagcgtggcgccgctgggaccggcccatcgtcaggtggcgCTCGCgttggccggggggcctccaggcggagtgccgccccctggCCACGTCCGGAGCCCatgacctccgcttgcaccttaATGAGTGGAGAGGcgtcgaagacgcgcgcgtcacttttgagcgccagcgggagacccggcaggaggccgaagctgaggaccaggcttcctctttacCGGCctatgatcgccggggctccccggctcgccggcgttcaccgcccaagaacgccacccgcgccacagggtacgacaccggctgtcgtgccttcactagcaagctccgccgggtcaaatggccctccaagtttcgccccgagctgccggagaagtacgatgggtccatcgaccccgttgagttcctccagatatacaccaccgctgtccaggcagctggtggcagcgaaaaggtgatggctaactattttcatgttgccttgaggggctctgcccgctcttggctcatgaacttacccccagggtctattagctcttgggatgatctttgccaccagttcgtggctaatttacagggcacgttcacgcgccccgacctggagtgcgacctccacgccgtcaagcagcaggagggggagacgctgtggcactttattcagcgcttcagccaggtccgcaacactatcctgcagataaccccccacgccgtCATCGTTGCTTTCCggtagggcgtccgcgatgagcggatgctcgagaagctaggtacgcatgaggtcgagaccaccgcggaacttttcacgctggccgacaagtgcaccaaggcggcggaggctcgggcttGGCACGCTCCGTGCCCCGAGCGCCCCACCgccgatcaaccaagttcttcccgctccgacaggcgggaaaagaaaaagagaaggaggtgcgaggctgtccccgtcaaGCCGGCctagggccccgcccataggccggcccaagagcccgaccgccggtaAGAACGTcgggcggccaccgacagacggcctgcgcccgcgagagccccggcccggGCCCCTCCttgggctccggctcccgcaagggctccggcccccgcccgggctcccgctccaaCAAGGGCCCCGCTCCTgtggggcccgagccaggcaaatggtgcccaatccaccagaccagatggcatgacctcacggagtgccgtacgATCAAGGGCCTCgccgagcagcgccaaagggagcaCGACGAGTCCcacgggggaggcgacgctAGAGCCGCTCCCGACAAcacagagctcggctttcaggagcctgagcacaccgtcgccttcatcgatggaggcgcctatacgcctCCTCACGGCGTGGCGTCAAGATCATGCAGggcgaggtatgctcggcaaccccgagcgaagaggccacaaggcccctgagatggtcggatgccccgatcacgttcagtatggccgatcaccccgctaGTACTGCAGgagtggggcgactacccttggtagtgtcccccaccatctgcaatgtaagggtcggcagggtgctgatcgacgggggcgcaggcctcaacctcctctccaaggaggccttcgagaagctgcaggtgccctccaggtgcctaaagccgtcgcttccgttctacggggtgacacccgggcactccctgcccctcgggcaggttgagctgcccgtgactttcgggagtcgggataacttccgcacagagagcgtcctcttcgacgtcgtggagctccccctcccctacaacaccatcctcgggCATCCGGCGCTCGCtaagttcatgatggctgcgcactatgcgtacctcacggtcaagatgccgggtcCAGCAGGacccatctccgtgaccgccgAAGCCAgcggtgccgtctcctgcgccgaatagtcatacctggccttggtctcagctcaggccgaggtcgaaggctgtccagGGGCCCCGGttccctcttcatccaaaccccgactcgccgccgacgcctccgttcctacgaaggaggtcgtggtgggcaaagacgcctcccaggtcatccgaattgGCGGTGACTTGGACGgaaaataggaaagcgcgctcgtcaccttcctccgggctaatgccgacgtgtttgcatggcagccatccgacatgcccgggatccctagggaggtgatcgagcaccacttggctgtgcgtccggacgcatgcccggtgaagcagaaagtctgGCGGCAAGCGCTTGAGCgtcaggagttcatccgggagcaagtcagcaagctccttgatgccggatttatccgagaagtcctccaccccgagtggctggcgaacccagttatcgtcctgaaggccaacgacaagctccgcatgtgcgtggactacaccgatctaaacaagacttaccccaaagatccttttcctttgccccgcatagatcaaattgtaaacgcaaccgcgggatgcgatcttttgtgttttttagacgcaaactctggttatcaccagattcgcatggccaaggaggatgaagaaaaaactgctttcaccaccccggtggggacttattgctatatgtcgatgccttttggtttgcgcaacgctgggtcttctttccagcgcgctatccgcatcacccttgattcgcaggttggccgcaacgtcgagacctacatcgatgatctcgtggtcaagtcccgagaccgtgccaccctgctcgaagaccttgccaagactttcaacagtctccgcaccacccgcctgaagctcaaccctgagaagtgtgtctttggggtacctgcgggcaagctcctcggtttcttgg
This genomic interval carries:
- the LOC133922025 gene encoding putative wall-associated receptor kinase-like 16; translated protein: MPPNYTTAGDCESSRKMILALIIIVVFSARPAATAMQPSETCQRRCGDIEIPYPFGIGPGCHLETGDWTFVLSCNRTADGRLRVFNYEIEVLDMSVRLGQLRIWNSINPWCYNGTTRAMNNQSNWEYNMSITNYRINDAQNRFTVIGCNSLAYISSLNDATDTYMTGCMAMCPGVGRLKNGSCAGVGCCQTAIPSDLNAYDVSFEEKFNTSRIANFSPCSYAVLVEAAAFDFRTTYVTTDEFMSANGEQVPLVLDWAIGNQTCEEAKRNASAYACVSSNSECVDSKYGRGRGYLCNCSAGYEGNPYLLNGCQDINECEHERLNYPCSVPGTCTNTVGSFYCSCPDKMTGNAYNGTCEENKSQNSWQIAIGVSSGVVVLILTASCLYMIHEKRRFAKIKTEYFKQHGGLLLFEEMKSRQGLSFTLFTQEELEVATNRFDERNVIGKGGNGTVYRGTTKDGETVAIKKSRLANERQKTEFGKEMLILSQINHRNIVKLYGCCLEVEVPMLVYKYIPNGTLYRLIHGRRDHDDGPRIPFSLRLKIAHQTAEALAYLYSWASPPIIHGDVKTSNILLDEDYTAMVTDFGASTVAPTDEAQLVTFVQGTCGYLDPEYMRTCKLTDKSDVYSFGVVLLELLTCRKALNLEGLEEEKYLSSQFLLVLGDGRLEEILDEQLKSEQSLELLEQVAELAKQCLEMASDKRPSMRQVAEELDKLSRLSQHPWGRQNSEEILALLGGSPTTTSEVEHSSTRNISSTDTAYIGITSPR